The following are encoded together in the Flavihumibacter fluvii genome:
- a CDS encoding sodium:solute symporter family protein, which translates to MDLKTADYLVIILYFLFVLGVGFIIKRKIKSSSDFLASTRTIPLWITSLAFISANLGAQEVIGMVASGAKYGIVTVHFYWVGAIFAMIFLGVFMMPFYYGSRARSVPEYLKLRFDEKTRGLNAITFAVMTVFSSGISLYALAKMLEIILKWDFDISIWIAAGIVMIYTFMGGLKSAVYNEVLQFFLIVLGFSPLVIVALQDAGGWASIKANLQPNMTHAWQYMGDKDANPLGLHFMSLIFGLGFVMSFGYWCTDFLVIQRAMIAKNMREAQLTPIIAAIPKMLMPLIVVLPGIIAIALMQPALANGYKIPVDETGQLNYTMTLPSMIAHYYPSGLLGVGITALMASFMSGMAGNVTAFNAVFTFDIYQPYFVKNKSDKHYLVVGKIVTVAGILISIITAYIAKGFNNINDFLQLVFGFVNGPLFATFLLGMFWKRTTGHGAFWGLVAGTVGAALTHGLTIAEGKGGWIAPLYEIKSGMGQAFIVAGVSWVVNFFTTIIVSLFTKPKPDEELKGLVYSLTPKQVDAGGPWYKRVGPIALILLLVTLILNIIFF; encoded by the coding sequence ATGGACTTAAAAACGGCAGATTACCTGGTTATTATTCTTTACTTTCTTTTTGTTCTCGGGGTCGGATTTATCATTAAACGGAAAATCAAATCAAGTAGCGATTTCCTGGCCAGCACCAGGACTATTCCCCTTTGGATCACCAGTCTAGCCTTTATTTCTGCCAACCTGGGTGCACAGGAAGTAATCGGCATGGTCGCTTCTGGTGCAAAATACGGCATCGTTACCGTCCATTTCTATTGGGTTGGGGCCATATTTGCCATGATCTTCCTGGGCGTCTTTATGATGCCCTTTTATTATGGCAGCCGCGCCCGGAGCGTGCCCGAATACCTGAAACTGCGTTTCGATGAAAAAACCAGGGGCCTGAATGCAATCACATTTGCCGTGATGACCGTATTTTCTTCTGGCATTTCCCTGTATGCCCTCGCCAAAATGCTGGAAATTATTTTAAAATGGGATTTTGATATTTCCATCTGGATCGCAGCTGGCATAGTCATGATCTATACCTTCATGGGTGGATTAAAAAGTGCTGTATACAATGAAGTATTGCAGTTTTTCCTGATTGTACTTGGCTTCTCCCCCCTGGTCATTGTTGCATTACAGGACGCAGGCGGATGGGCATCCATTAAAGCCAACCTCCAACCCAATATGACCCATGCCTGGCAGTATATGGGGGATAAAGATGCGAACCCGCTAGGACTTCATTTCATGTCACTCATATTCGGATTGGGTTTTGTGATGTCATTCGGTTACTGGTGTACCGATTTCCTGGTCATTCAAAGGGCGATGATTGCCAAGAACATGCGGGAAGCCCAGCTGACACCTATTATTGCCGCCATTCCTAAAATGCTGATGCCACTGATTGTGGTATTGCCTGGTATTATCGCCATTGCCCTGATGCAACCCGCTCTGGCCAATGGATACAAGATTCCTGTTGATGAAACCGGACAGTTAAACTACACAATGACGCTCCCCTCAATGATCGCCCACTATTACCCCAGCGGTTTGCTGGGTGTGGGTATCACTGCACTGATGGCTTCTTTCATGAGTGGAATGGCTGGTAATGTAACCGCTTTTAATGCAGTATTCACCTTTGATATCTATCAGCCATATTTTGTAAAAAACAAATCGGACAAACATTATTTAGTGGTTGGGAAAATTGTGACAGTAGCAGGTATCCTGATCTCAATTATTACCGCCTATATCGCCAAAGGCTTCAACAATATCAATGATTTTTTACAATTGGTTTTCGGCTTCGTGAACGGTCCGCTGTTCGCAACATTCTTATTGGGGATGTTCTGGAAAAGGACAACGGGCCATGGAGCTTTCTGGGGACTGGTTGCCGGCACAGTAGGGGCAGCACTTACACATGGTCTTACTATTGCTGAAGGTAAAGGAGGTTGGATCGCCCCGCTCTATGAAATAAAAAGCGGAATGGGACAGGCCTTTATTGTAGCAGGGGTATCCTGGGTAGTGAATTTCTTCACAACCATTATCGTGAGCCTGTTCACCAAACCAAAGCCCGATGAGGAATTGAAGGGACTGGTCTATTCCCTTACCCCAAAACAAGTTGACGCAGGTGGCCCCTGGTATAAGCGTGTGGGCCCAATCGCCCTGATTCTTTTACTGGTCACGCTGATATTAAATATCATCTTCTTTTAA
- a CDS encoding DinB family protein → MTEHWLRGPIEGIPPLLQPVAHALLQARDEVNEILSGFPSELLWQKPAGLASVGFHLQHLTGVLDRLFSYAKGHGLNEEQFRYLKAEGQPIEITLVDLLQHFNQQVDHSLQLLSTTDTNTLTDHREVGRGKLPSTVIGLLTHAAEHTMRHTGQLLVTARFLAK, encoded by the coding sequence ATGACGGAGCACTGGCTTCGGGGTCCAATTGAAGGTATTCCACCTTTGTTACAGCCAGTAGCGCATGCATTATTGCAGGCGAGAGATGAAGTGAATGAAATTCTGAGCGGATTCCCCAGTGAATTATTGTGGCAAAAACCAGCAGGACTGGCATCTGTTGGCTTCCATCTGCAGCATTTGACCGGCGTGCTGGACAGGCTTTTTAGTTATGCTAAAGGCCATGGATTAAATGAGGAACAATTCCGGTACCTAAAAGCCGAGGGCCAGCCCATTGAAATTACCCTGGTTGACTTATTGCAGCATTTCAACCAACAGGTTGACCATTCGCTTCAGCTCCTTTCTACAACTGATACAAATACCTTAACTGATCATCGTGAAGTAGGGCGGGGCAAATTGCCTTCCACAGTAATTGGCTTACTGACACATGCCGCTGAACATACCATGCGGCATACCGGGCAGTTGCTGGTAACTGCGAGATTCCTGGCAAAATAA
- a CDS encoding 3-keto-disaccharide hydrolase, with translation MSWLRLQKFSRLLLLPITLLLAIVSAKGNSTVSTFYAGSPIEGRWDLTVTKNGKEFPSWLEVHHSGLKMLVGYFVAEGGSARPISKVNFNNGKINFSIPPQWLPGDKDMVLDGVLAEGKLSGTILDSDGKTYSFVGVRAPSLWRENAPVWGDPIKLFSGTDTKGWHPSGATNQWQAVNGVLQSPKSGSNLITDQKFNDFKLHIEFRYPKESNSGVYLRGRYEVQVSDNKGDEPLKDYFGAIYGFIAPIEQVAKAAGEWQTFDITLVGRLVTVVANGKTIICNQAIPGITGGALDSNEGEPGPIMLQGDHGPVEYRNITITPAR, from the coding sequence ATGTCCTGGTTACGCTTGCAAAAATTCAGCAGACTATTATTGCTGCCTATTACCCTACTATTAGCTATTGTTTCCGCTAAAGGAAATAGCACGGTTTCCACATTCTATGCCGGTTCCCCTATTGAAGGCCGATGGGACCTTACAGTAACAAAGAATGGCAAGGAGTTTCCATCCTGGCTGGAAGTACACCATTCCGGATTGAAAATGCTGGTGGGATATTTTGTAGCAGAAGGTGGCAGCGCGCGCCCCATATCGAAAGTGAATTTTAATAATGGAAAAATCAATTTTTCTATTCCGCCCCAGTGGTTACCCGGTGATAAAGACATGGTACTGGATGGTGTTTTGGCAGAGGGAAAACTCAGTGGAACTATATTGGATAGTGATGGTAAGACCTACAGTTTTGTTGGGGTTCGGGCCCCGTCATTATGGCGCGAAAATGCTCCGGTATGGGGTGATCCGATCAAATTATTCTCTGGTACAGACACAAAAGGCTGGCATCCTTCCGGGGCTACCAACCAATGGCAAGCTGTAAATGGTGTATTGCAGAGCCCAAAGTCCGGATCTAACCTGATCACAGACCAGAAATTCAACGATTTCAAACTGCATATTGAATTCCGTTATCCAAAAGAAAGTAACAGCGGTGTTTACCTGCGTGGCCGTTATGAAGTGCAGGTTTCAGACAATAAGGGTGACGAACCCCTGAAGGACTATTTTGGTGCTATTTATGGTTTCATTGCACCTATTGAACAAGTGGCCAAAGCGGCGGGTGAATGGCAGACCTTTGATATCACCCTGGTAGGACGTTTGGTAACTGTTGTGGCTAATGGAAAAACAATTATTTGTAACCAGGCTATCCCAGGTATTACAGGTGGTGCCCTGGATAGTAATGAAGGCGAGCCCGGACCAATTATGTTGCAGGGTGATCATGGCCCTGTTGAATACAGGAATATCACCATTACGCCAGCCCGGTAA
- a CDS encoding c-type cytochrome: MRRFVLVVTISLLVFFLSAFIEHEQGNTIPKIALQLKSGQKTFSQGVTLQYSIAVEDKEDGSSKYEEIAGNEVFLQLKYLPDSGMLKKYLETQQRDAPVLILMKKGTCFNCHALKKRMVGPSFAEILSKYPKQPAITDYLAGKIINGSKGVWGDSQVMPSHPEISKEQGKAIADWILKQAADPDYDLQTGLEGKFTPKASATPGEKSVYVLVSTYLDHGSKGAQALEGRQVLTLPYKKTQP; this comes from the coding sequence ATGAGAAGATTTGTTTTGGTTGTTACAATATCATTGCTGGTTTTTTTTCTTTCCGCCTTTATTGAACATGAACAAGGGAATACTATACCCAAAATTGCCCTGCAGTTGAAGTCTGGCCAAAAGACCTTTTCCCAGGGCGTAACATTGCAGTATAGCATTGCAGTTGAAGACAAGGAAGACGGTTCATCCAAATATGAGGAAATCGCCGGTAATGAAGTATTCCTTCAATTGAAATACCTTCCTGATTCTGGTATGCTGAAAAAATACCTTGAAACCCAACAACGCGATGCACCGGTTTTAATCTTGATGAAGAAAGGCACCTGCTTTAATTGCCATGCCCTGAAGAAGAGGATGGTAGGTCCATCTTTTGCTGAGATCCTCTCAAAATATCCCAAACAACCTGCAATAACCGATTACCTGGCCGGAAAGATCATCAATGGCTCAAAAGGGGTCTGGGGTGATAGCCAGGTGATGCCTTCCCATCCGGAAATCTCCAAAGAGCAGGGTAAAGCGATAGCTGATTGGATATTAAAACAGGCAGCCGATCCGGATTATGACCTGCAGACCGGGTTGGAAGGAAAATTCACCCCAAAAGCATCGGCCACTCCGGGCGAAAAATCCGTCTATGTGCTGGTTTCGACTTATCTCGATCATGGCAGTAAAGGCGCGCAGGCGCTGGAGGGACGGCAGGTGTTGACTTTACCATATAAAAAGACCCAACCCTAA
- a CDS encoding flavin monoamine oxidase family protein yields the protein MTNNSRRDFIRNTTIAGLGTSLIGPDLLAMPGNRQKKSKKVIVAGAGIAGLCTAYELMKRGHDVTVLEATGRHGGHVFTVHDGLSDGLYGDFGAEHITKPGYERYWQYLKELNVEALPYPRRKNLVRRIDGKFYSEEQLMDRTVLKSLGYNAKEVQFLSTNPYWDLNSLYVGPYLSKFTDEYSPFGVGYDHLDKTSIADLYKKDGASARALETLGGSNTSALFELWRSAILKIRGVPQSPPVLFRLKGGNQMLPNAFAKKLGDRVWLNCPIQSITHTADQVTVKFKRFGEEQELTAEYLVNCIPLPALKNVEFSPAFPAAKQYVIDNVQYDSYQRFVFQASSKFWEKDKLSINMDLDHPDLWSVWHSADEVDTHRVIVLGTGPGGISVQRALAVFRELYPGSKDTIEQAVSRDWTKEAYSSTCERLSFPMGELHRFWPEIMKPHGRIHFAGAYADNLNWGMEASTRSGFRVAAAIDEA from the coding sequence ATGACCAACAACAGTCGCAGGGATTTTATCAGGAACACCACTATCGCAGGATTAGGTACCAGCTTAATTGGACCAGATCTTCTTGCAATGCCAGGTAATCGGCAGAAGAAAAGCAAAAAAGTTATTGTGGCCGGTGCGGGCATCGCCGGATTATGCACTGCTTATGAATTAATGAAGCGCGGCCATGATGTGACCGTACTCGAAGCAACCGGCCGTCATGGCGGGCATGTATTCACTGTTCATGATGGTTTATCTGATGGCCTTTATGGCGATTTTGGTGCGGAACACATCACTAAACCCGGGTATGAGCGCTACTGGCAATACCTGAAAGAACTTAATGTAGAAGCCTTGCCTTATCCGCGTCGTAAAAACCTGGTCAGGAGAATTGATGGAAAGTTCTATTCAGAAGAACAACTGATGGATAGAACCGTACTGAAGTCACTTGGCTATAATGCCAAGGAAGTACAATTCCTTTCTACGAATCCCTATTGGGACCTTAACTCCTTGTATGTTGGACCCTACCTCAGCAAATTCACCGATGAGTATTCCCCTTTTGGCGTCGGTTATGACCATCTCGATAAAACATCTATTGCAGACCTGTACAAAAAGGATGGCGCTTCTGCAAGGGCGCTGGAAACATTGGGTGGATCCAATACATCTGCCTTGTTTGAACTCTGGCGCTCAGCTATTTTAAAGATCAGGGGCGTGCCACAAAGTCCACCTGTGCTTTTTCGGCTCAAAGGCGGGAACCAGATGTTGCCCAATGCTTTCGCGAAAAAACTGGGCGATCGTGTCTGGTTAAATTGCCCCATCCAGAGCATTACCCATACTGCAGACCAGGTAACGGTGAAGTTCAAACGTTTTGGCGAAGAACAGGAACTGACCGCTGAATACCTGGTGAACTGCATACCGCTTCCGGCTTTGAAGAACGTTGAATTCAGTCCGGCTTTCCCGGCTGCCAAACAGTATGTGATAGATAACGTACAATATGATTCTTACCAACGGTTTGTTTTCCAGGCAAGCTCGAAATTCTGGGAGAAGGATAAACTTAGTATCAATATGGATTTAGACCATCCGGATCTCTGGTCAGTCTGGCATTCTGCTGATGAAGTAGATACCCACCGCGTAATTGTTTTGGGAACCGGGCCTGGTGGTATATCCGTACAAAGGGCCCTGGCAGTATTCAGGGAATTGTACCCGGGTTCAAAAGATACTATTGAGCAGGCCGTCAGCCGCGACTGGACCAAGGAGGCTTATTCATCCACCTGTGAAAGACTGAGTTTCCCCATGGGTGAATTACACCGCTTCTGGCCCGAGATCATGAAGCCGCATGGCCGCATTCATTTCGCCGGTGCTTATGCCGATAACCTGAATTGGGGTATGGAAGCTTCTACGAGGTCAGGTTTCAGGGTAGCTGCCGCAATTGATGAAGCTTAA
- a CDS encoding amidohydrolase family protein — MLSMMAIRMDLKIFPFLIALNCCFSLPVTAQDVSDLKLKDYRPVSIYKIPVTNIEKAKFPIVDFHSHDYPATDAALDEWVRNMDEVGIAKTIILSYSVGTSFDSVITKYARYKDRFEIWCGFDFRDCDKPGWEERAVNELVRCFKKGARGVGELGDKGLGEFYSYPGNASGFGLHIDDPRMKALIRKCGELKMPISIHVAEDAWMYEPADEKNDGLMNAATWKVDMSKPGILNHDQLVKTLENAVRDNPATTFIACHLANTCSDLGMIGRLFDLYPNLYADIAARYAELAPIPKFVHAFLEKYASRIVYGTDMGYEKSMYRTTFRILESNDEHFYEHDRFGYHWPLYGLGLSSGTLQKIYNGNSKKILAK; from the coding sequence ATGTTATCGATGATGGCTATCCGGATGGACCTTAAAATATTTCCTTTTCTGATCGCGTTAAATTGCTGTTTTTCGCTTCCTGTAACTGCCCAGGATGTATCTGACCTGAAACTGAAAGATTACAGGCCGGTCTCTATTTATAAGATTCCCGTTACAAATATTGAAAAGGCAAAATTTCCTATTGTCGATTTCCATTCACACGATTACCCTGCAACAGATGCAGCACTTGATGAGTGGGTTCGGAATATGGATGAAGTGGGTATTGCCAAAACCATTATCCTTTCCTATTCCGTAGGCACTTCATTTGATTCGGTAATTACAAAGTATGCCCGCTACAAAGACCGCTTTGAGATCTGGTGCGGCTTTGATTTCAGGGATTGCGATAAACCAGGTTGGGAAGAAAGGGCTGTTAATGAGTTAGTGCGTTGCTTTAAAAAAGGCGCCCGTGGAGTAGGTGAACTGGGCGATAAAGGGCTGGGTGAGTTTTATTCTTACCCGGGTAATGCCAGTGGTTTTGGCTTACATATAGATGACCCCAGGATGAAAGCGCTGATCCGTAAATGCGGGGAACTGAAAATGCCCATCAGTATACATGTTGCTGAAGATGCATGGATGTATGAGCCCGCCGATGAAAAGAACGATGGCCTCATGAATGCAGCTACCTGGAAAGTGGATATGTCCAAGCCGGGTATCCTTAACCACGACCAGTTGGTTAAGACACTGGAGAATGCAGTACGGGATAATCCGGCCACTACTTTTATCGCCTGCCACCTGGCCAATACCTGTTCTGACCTTGGCATGATAGGCCGGCTTTTTGATTTGTATCCCAACTTGTACGCCGATATTGCCGCCAGGTACGCGGAATTGGCACCCATCCCAAAATTTGTACACGCTTTCCTGGAGAAATATGCCAGCCGTATTGTGTATGGAACCGATATGGGCTATGAAAAGTCAATGTACAGGACAACTTTCAGGATTCTCGAATCCAATGACGAACATTTTTATGAACATGATCGCTTTGGCTACCATTGGCCGCTATATGGACTTGGATTGTCTTCCGGCACGTTGCAAAAGATATATAACGGCAACAGTAAAAAAATTCTGGCTAAATAA
- a CDS encoding SusC/RagA family TonB-linked outer membrane protein, whose translation MKVRLLCRLLLLLLLCTALDAITNNVYSQPTSSKIVSGRVNDENGNGLAGVSVMVKNTTNGTTTDETGKYSISVSGSEDVLVFSSLNYQTQEQKVGDRTTINLQMAVDVKGKSLNEVVVVGYGTQRKVDLTGAVASVGRKEFVTKPFTSPDQILGGRVSGVNISNRSGDPGAPIDVRIRGVGTTGNNQPLWVIDGVPIVQTTNVTVNTGSSTETNPLAGINANDIESIDVLKDASASAIYGARAANGVIIVTTRRGKEGRTTLTYDGYIGNSYVPESRRFDMLGVSDYIALQGELNRDLSAYSSKPYVDWQDAIFQNGPVTSHNLSVSGGSQKATFMVSGGYQHNTGVERAQEFKRLSLKVNSDINVGKYFRFGESVLISSVDRSTQSESGLFAAYNGSLNAPYYEIYDKDGPLGYNIETDETRGPGATGTNYVWRTDTRVNDTWVNSKKMLGSVYGEVEPIKGLKYKLTVGVDYNVGDGYFFQEEADFGNEQRRSLLVQERPLELTTNLTQTLTYRKAFGKSDLTALVGYESTSFEFNKMRIQGSGLFNSAVQLPSVAATVASANEADHWAIQGLLARVFYSFDNKYLFTFNIRRDESSRFSEANRSGIFPSFSLGWRVSDEGFMKNQNLFSDLKLRASWGETGNQFTGQNFSYLPSLATTIFYVIGAGQTVVRGPAPIFFANSDLKWERSAQTDIGFDATMFDGKVDVTFDYFNKVTNDVLLSLPIPYTSGYFLPADANLGKIQNTGIELSANYRGKSGDFRYSIGGNITTVKNEVLSLGDIPEIITGTGGASTHRTTVGEPLAYFYGYKTDGIYQNEAEAAAALPDAFSSGPQPGDIRFVDVNGDKKVDASDRTKIGNSMPTFYYGFNISFAWKSWDFGMFIQGVSGMQIYNGARQAMEGMNNGNNQLTTVLGRWDGEGSSNTMPRATNEDPNGNNRYSDRWIESGNFARIKNIQLGYTLPSEKLNKATRSLISGSRLYFGINNLATFTNYKGYDPEVTRAFSFQKGEFPLANGQDSGGSPQPTFIQFGWSVSF comes from the coding sequence ATGAAGGTACGACTGCTTTGTAGGTTGCTGTTGCTATTACTGCTATGCACAGCATTGGATGCCATTACAAACAATGTGTATTCCCAACCTACTTCTTCTAAAATTGTTTCTGGCAGGGTGAACGATGAAAATGGCAACGGGCTTGCCGGAGTAAGTGTTATGGTGAAAAACACCACTAACGGAACAACCACCGACGAGACCGGGAAATATTCCATTTCAGTATCCGGTAGCGAAGATGTACTGGTGTTCTCCTCCCTGAACTACCAAACCCAGGAGCAAAAGGTTGGTGACAGGACGACCATCAACCTGCAAATGGCCGTTGATGTAAAAGGCAAAAGCCTGAATGAGGTCGTAGTAGTTGGTTATGGTACACAACGCAAGGTGGACCTGACCGGTGCGGTAGCCTCAGTTGGCAGGAAAGAATTTGTCACAAAACCATTTACCAGTCCGGACCAGATCCTGGGTGGACGAGTTTCTGGTGTCAACATCTCCAACAGGAGTGGTGACCCGGGTGCACCGATCGATGTCCGCATCAGGGGTGTAGGTACCACTGGAAATAACCAGCCCTTATGGGTAATAGATGGGGTACCGATTGTTCAAACCACCAACGTTACCGTAAATACGGGATCATCAACTGAAACAAACCCTTTAGCGGGTATCAACGCAAATGATATTGAATCTATAGATGTGTTGAAAGATGCTTCTGCATCGGCCATTTATGGTGCCCGTGCGGCAAATGGGGTAATCATTGTTACGACACGCCGGGGAAAAGAGGGCCGTACTACCTTAACCTATGATGGCTATATAGGCAATTCATATGTTCCGGAGAGCCGGCGGTTTGACATGCTGGGTGTAAGCGATTATATCGCATTGCAGGGTGAATTAAACAGGGATTTGTCTGCCTATTCCAGCAAACCATATGTGGACTGGCAGGATGCGATTTTCCAGAACGGACCGGTTACCAGCCATAACCTTTCTGTGAGTGGTGGTTCCCAAAAAGCAACCTTCATGGTTTCAGGTGGCTACCAGCACAATACCGGTGTTGAGCGTGCACAGGAGTTTAAGCGTTTATCCCTGAAAGTGAACTCCGACATTAATGTAGGCAAGTATTTCAGGTTCGGAGAATCTGTGCTCATCAGTTCAGTTGATCGCAGTACCCAATCTGAAAGTGGCTTATTTGCCGCCTATAACGGTTCTCTGAACGCTCCATATTATGAAATCTATGATAAGGACGGTCCTTTGGGCTATAATATAGAAACAGATGAAACCCGTGGACCTGGTGCTACCGGTACCAACTACGTATGGCGCACAGATACCAGGGTGAATGATACCTGGGTGAACAGTAAAAAAATGCTCGGATCCGTATATGGTGAAGTTGAACCCATCAAAGGATTAAAGTATAAGTTAACTGTTGGTGTTGATTATAATGTTGGCGATGGTTATTTTTTCCAGGAAGAAGCTGATTTTGGAAATGAGCAAAGAAGATCTTTGCTGGTGCAGGAAAGGCCACTTGAATTAACAACAAACCTTACCCAAACCCTTACTTACCGAAAAGCATTTGGCAAGAGCGACCTGACTGCTTTGGTAGGATACGAATCCACTAGTTTTGAGTTCAATAAAATGCGGATACAAGGTTCAGGCCTGTTCAATTCGGCCGTACAATTGCCTTCCGTTGCAGCAACCGTCGCCTCTGCAAATGAAGCCGACCATTGGGCAATACAGGGTTTACTGGCCCGGGTGTTTTATTCCTTTGACAATAAATACCTGTTTACGTTCAATATTCGCCGGGATGAAAGCTCCCGCTTTTCTGAGGCTAACCGTTCTGGTATTTTCCCGTCATTTTCCCTCGGCTGGAGGGTGAGTGATGAAGGATTCATGAAGAACCAGAACCTGTTCAGTGACTTGAAATTAAGGGCTAGCTGGGGTGAAACGGGTAACCAGTTTACCGGGCAGAATTTCTCTTACCTGCCATCACTGGCCACCACCATATTTTATGTAATAGGTGCCGGCCAGACCGTGGTACGCGGACCAGCACCGATTTTCTTTGCCAATAGCGACCTGAAATGGGAACGCAGTGCACAAACGGATATTGGTTTTGATGCGACCATGTTTGATGGAAAAGTCGATGTCACTTTTGACTATTTCAATAAGGTGACCAATGATGTATTACTAAGTTTGCCAATTCCGTATACATCCGGTTACTTCCTGCCTGCAGATGCCAACCTGGGTAAAATCCAAAATACTGGTATTGAATTATCAGCAAACTACAGGGGTAAATCCGGCGACTTCAGGTATAGCATCGGGGGAAATATTACTACAGTTAAAAACGAAGTATTGTCTTTGGGGGATATCCCGGAGATCATTACAGGAACTGGCGGTGCATCTACACACCGTACCACTGTTGGGGAGCCTTTGGCTTATTTCTATGGCTATAAGACAGATGGTATCTACCAAAATGAGGCCGAAGCTGCAGCCGCATTGCCGGATGCCTTCTCATCAGGACCACAACCAGGAGATATTCGTTTTGTTGATGTAAACGGTGATAAAAAAGTAGATGCTTCAGACCGGACCAAGATTGGAAATTCAATGCCTACTTTTTATTATGGATTTAATATATCCTTTGCCTGGAAGAGCTGGGACTTTGGCATGTTTATCCAGGGTGTTAGTGGTATGCAAATTTATAATGGTGCCCGCCAGGCGATGGAAGGCATGAACAATGGCAATAACCAGTTAACCACGGTATTGGGTCGCTGGGATGGTGAAGGATCAAGCAATACAATGCCCCGGGCAACGAACGAAGATCCAAACGGAAATAACCGGTATTCAGACCGCTGGATAGAAAGTGGCAATTTTGCCAGGATAAAAAATATCCAGCTGGGTTATACCCTTCCATCTGAAAAATTGAATAAAGCAACCCGATCCTTAATTTCCGGATCAAGGCTGTATTTTGGCATCAATAACCTGGCAACATTCACAAATTATAAAGGATATGATCCTGAAGTAACACGGGCATTCAGCTTCCAGAAAGGTGAATTCCCGCTGGCTAACGGACAGGATTCCGGTGGATCACCGCAACCCACTTTTATACAGTTTGGATGGTCAGTTTCATTTTAA